The Chlorocebus sabaeus isolate Y175 chromosome 20, mChlSab1.0.hap1, whole genome shotgun sequence genomic sequence tctcttaaaaaaaacaaatggtaTGGAAAGCTGTGAGAATTGAAAAGACAAATTGGCTGATGTCAGTGTGGGGTTATGTCATGATTTCTAGAAGCCCTAAAGTTGCTCTTTTCAGCAGCTTTGGGTGACACGCTCTGGTAAAAGGTGTgcatctttaaattatttcatggatactttaaaaaatattgtatcaTTTCAAATACAGCAATAAGTTTCTATGTTCTcaagatttcatttgtttttaagaatttaaagttCTTGGATTAATACTATCAGTACTTGAATACTGAAAGTTGTTGATTAGAAACCGAATGGTTACTGATTGTTGAGTGTATCTGTGTTAGAGCTGTACACTGACATGCTTGCATCAGGGGGTGCGGCCACACAGACGCCACACAGATTCCCCCGTGATGCCTGGAGCTGCCTCCAGAGACTTACCATTTAGAAATCTCTGATGGGTTTGTATGTTACCTTCTCCAAGGTTTGTTTAGGGCAGATACTGGGGGAGGGCCATGGGTCGGATTCCTGCACGACCCGCCTGTCTGCTGGTGCAGCCCCGCTCCAGGGCTCACCACTATTGGGGTGTGTGAGGAGCAGTAAATATAAAACCAGTTCACCTGTCCTCACGGAATTaccctttttgtttttgcagtatTCATAAAGCTAGTATAAGGTCTGGTTTTAGTCTATTAAATCTTAGATATCTGAAGGAAAATGCGAAAAAGGTAgccagtttttaaatgttttaacttttaaaaaatgtaaatttttgtacttttatagcttctaaacatgaaatttaaagaatGTACTGTGATGAAATGTTCAATATCATGTTGCTTCTCAGTATTGTGTTGCTTCTGATTCTATGAATGTTCATTTTAAGACTCCTTGTTGAAATGGGACAGTTGGCAGCGGCTCTGGTGAGCCTGAGAAGAGGCCTGCCCTTGGGTGCGGAGCCTCCCTCCGCACGACGCTCCCACGCGTCCAGCTTGCACCCGAGGGGCTTTTCCCTCTTCCAAGTGGACTCCTTCAAGGAAGCTGCAGCTCGGTCAGCAGAGAAGGGGCCTGGCGCCAGCGccctggaggaagaggaagaggagcgCAGGAGGATGGCTTGTCTCGCAGCAGCCACGCCGGCTTCGTGCTCAGCCGGTTCATTTGAGTTTGCATGCTTCTCTGCACTATGGATTTTGAGCATTGAGATTCCTTTAATCGAAAGCGTTTTAGTGGCTCCAGTAGACATTTTCTTTCTGAGGCATCGTGCTTTGCATGAGAGCAGGCCAAGGTTGAGGGGAAAAGTAAAGTTAAAGTTGGTTCTCTTTCATAGCAACACGTATTGTCTGACATTcagccagctttttttttctaataatttctgtGCCTTCCTGTCCTGTATTTAGAAAAAGCAGCTAGAATATTTCTCCATTAACTCTTGAGATTCACAGGACTGTCTAGCTCTGAGTCCTAGCAATAGACTCCTTAGAGGAGTAGTAAATTTATCTAGACTTTCTCTAGATAATGCAGGCGGAAGACCTGGGTTCCCGGGGTGGGGCGCTGCAGCTCTTCCTGTGTTTGGCTTCCAGGAATTACATGAACGACAGCCTTCGTACGGATGTCTTCGTGCGGTTCCAGCCTGAGAGCATCGCCTGTGCCTGCATTTATCTTGCTGCCCGGACACTGGAGGTCAGTGTGTTGCTACTTTGGAGAGATtctagtctgattttttttttcgcCAGTCTCCAGTAAAGTTTACTgtagtatttttcaaattatgctAATGTGGGCCAAAGCATTTTGGTAACCAACAGGCTGTTTTTTTAATTGTCCTGAGTCTTGCTGGCCTTGAAGTTGAGGAAAGTGTAACAGTGATGGTGTTTGTTTTTACAGATCCCTTTGCCCAATCGTCCCCATTGGTTTCTTTTGTTTGGAGCAACTGAAGAAGAAATTCAGGAAATCTGCTTAAAGATCTTGCAGCTTTATGCTCGGAAAAAGGTTCTTCAGCATTTTTTTATGTCATGTATGCATTTGTGTTTGGCCAGAAACACTTGATTCTGAACGGACGCCTTCTGACATTTGCAGGTTGATCTCACACACCTGGAGGGTGAAGTGGAAAAGCGAAAGCACGCTATGGAAGAGGCAAAGGCCCAAGCCCGGGGCCTGCTGCCTGGGGGTGCACAGGTGCTGGATGGTACCTCGGGGTTCTCACCTGCCCCCAAGCTGGGTGAGTCTGTTAGGGTGCAGGAATCCACTCCCCACAAAGGTGAAGGCCGGTGACCCTCCCAAACCTTCATTCTGGGGTATGTGCTccttccagacttttttttttttttttttttttttttgaggcagggtctctgtcacccaggctggagtgcagtggtatgatcatagcttactgcagcttccaactcctggattcaagtgatcctcccgcctcagctttctgtatagctaggactacaggcacacgccaccatgcttggctaattcttttttgttttttgtgttttttttttgaggtggggtctcgctctgttgcccaggctggagtgcagtggtgcaatctcggcttactgcaagctccgcctcccgggttcatgccattctcctgccttagcctcccaagtagctgggactacaggcacccgccaccacgcccagctaattttttgtatttttagtagagatggggtttcaccatgttaaccaggatggtctccatctcctggccttgtgatccgcccgccttggcctcccacagtgctgggattacagagccactgtgcccagcttgcatttcttttttttttttttttttttttttgagacagagtttctctcttgttgcccagactgagtgCATTGGCgttgtctcagctcactgcaacctctgcctcccaggttcaagcgatttgcatgcctcagcctcccaagtagctgggattacaggcacctgccaccatacccagctaattttgtatttttagtagagatggggtttctccatgttggtcagactggtcttgaactcctgatctcaggtgatctgcccacctcggcctcccaaagtactgggattacagacgtgagccactatgcccagctttcttttttttttgagacggagtcttactctgttcctcagcttagagtgcaatggcactatctgggatcactacaacctctgcctcccaggttctagtgattcttgtgcctcaccctcccaagtagctgggattacaggcgcccaccaccacgctcaggtaatttgtgtgtgtgtgtgtgtgtatatatacacacatatatatgttttgggttttttttgttttgtgtttcttgagatggagtcttgctctgttgccaggtgagtactgtggcgtgatctcggctcactgtaacctccacctcctgggttcaagcaattctcctgtctcagcctctggagtagctgggactacaagcgcgcaccaccaagcccacctaatttttgtatttttagtagagacagggtttcaccatgttggccaggctggtcttgatctgttgacttcatgatctccccgcctcggcctcccaaagccctgggcttacaggcgtgagcccccgcgcccggccccatctgCATTTCTGTGATGCCTGTGTAAGTTCCGGGTCCCAGGCTGGGAGCAGGCAGTTACAGTCTGCATCGCTGTTCGACCTGGAGAGGGGCCTTATCTTGCTCTACTAACTTGTTTCTTATTGGGAGAGTTTTTTTGTGGTTGGCTTTTAACCTCTTGTTCTGATTCTAGTGGAATCCCCCAAAGAAGGTAAGGGGAGCAAGCCTTCCCCACTCTCTGTGAAGAACACGAAGAGGAGGGTGGAGGGCACCAAGAAAGCCAAGGCAGACAGCCCTGTGAACGGGTAAGACCTCTGAGTGGCCCGGGTGGCTGTCGGGGTTGGCTGGAGAGACTTCTGGTCTGTAATTGGCTCCTGTCCTGTTCACAGCTTGCCGAAGGGGCGAGAGAGTCGAAGTCGGAGCCGGAGCCGTGAGCAGAGCTACTCAAGGTCCCCATCCCGATCGGCGTCTCCTAAGAGGAGGTGTGTGCCTCGGGGCGCACCCGGGAGGCCGATACCGGGTGGGGCTGTCCCTCGGGGTAATCATGCTCACCTGAGGTGGTTTCTTGTTTCTCTAAACCTGGAGCTGGTGTGTCTGAGCTCCTGTGGCCGTGTTGGGCCTGGCTGGCCAGACGGTCGGTTGCAGAACACGTGTTCTTCCTCCCAGGAAAAGTGACAGCGGCTCCACGTCTGGCGGGTCCAAGTCGCAGAGCCGCTCCCGGAGCCGGAGTGACTCCCCACCGAGACAGGCCCCCCGCAGTGCTCCCTACAAAGGCTCTGAGATTCGGGGCTCCCGGAAATCCAAGGACTGCAAGTACCCCCAGAAGCCACACAAGTCTCAGAGCCGGAGTTCATCCCGTTCCCGAAGCAGGTCACGGGAGCGGGTGGATAATCCAggaaaatacaagaagaaaagtCATTACTACAGAGATCAGCGACGGGAGCGCTCGAGGTCATACGAACGCACGGGCCGTCGCTATGAGCGGGACCACCCTGGGCACAGCAGGCATCGGAGGTGAGGTGGGGTTGCAGTGACTGGCGGCCGCAGGCCCTTCCCTGGGGGGGTTCCTGATGGCTGCCCTTTGACCCCCGGTGGCTGCCCTTTGACCCCCGGGTGTGCTCCTTCAGCGCAGGTGACCCTAGAGCAGGATTCTTTTTGGAAATGTATGTTGAGTGGACCTTGGTGGATTTGGAAATGGAACTGAGGGACCGGTGACATGTGCTTCAGACCGGTCTGGGGTGCGGCACACACCTGGACCCGTGTAGGGCCCGGCTCGGCGGCAGCTCTGAGGCCAGCTCGATGAAAAAGTGAACACACACGCCCCTGTTGGCGTGGCCTGGCGTGGCCTGGTGCTATCGGCAGCCGCTCTCCACTCCCTGACTGATACTCAATTACGTGAAGCCAAGAAAGATGATTTTTAGAATCTTTGCCTATATTAGGTTGTACTTATGTACATATTTTGCAGTGTTTCACAAGAGAAAATGGCCTTAATTGCCCCTTATTCTCTCTCCACGTTGTAAATAAACATGTGTTTAATACAAGTCAAAGCTATGTATGAAAACTCAGAACTTGAATCCTGTCAGCTTAAACCTTGTGTAGGGAATCCTGACTTTTAAACTGTGAGGGTATTTGGATCTGTGTTGAAAGTCGTATATTTTTATCTGTGCAGTGCTGAGTGCAGGCCACCAGCTCCTAAATAGAGGTTCCCTATATGCGCGTATGACATGGTGAATAAACACAGCTCTCTCCACTCAGGACATCTGGAGCGTTGTGGACGTGGTAGGTGGTCGTTCTGCGTGCTTGTGAAAGTGTCCGGCGTGTGCACAGCCGGCGTGCCCACTCTCGGGCTCCTTGCTTCCTGCTCTACtaaagttttggattttgcatCCAATCCTGTGTGCCTGCCCTTCTGCTGAAAGCTTGTGGGGGTCCTGAGCCCCCTGCCCATCAGGATGACAGGTTCCTTCCTGCAGGGCCATAGGAGGGAAGTTTTGGAAACACACAGAATGAGTCCAAAGTGCTCTCGTTCCTGAGGGGGACTGGTTTGTAACGCATGACATCTGTGTGTGGGCGTGAGAGGCAGCTGGGAGCAGGACACTTGGAGGGTCACCCCATCGGGGTGGCACATGCACTCTGAGTGCCCCCCACTGTTGTCAGCTGCCTCTTACCGTGGACTAGGGGCCCCACTCCTTGTGGTGCGGCTTGGGCTTACTAGGGCAGTGGAACGTATAGGCCGGGGCTAGTGGGATCATGGGGAGTTGTGCCTgatggcttttgtttttgagacggagtctcactctatcgcccaggctggagtgcggtggcgcgatctcggctcactgcaagctccgccttccaggttcacgccattctcctgcctcagtctcccgagtagctgggactacaggcgccgccactacgcccagctagttttttgtatttttagtagagacggggtttcaccgtgttagccaggatggtctcgatctcctgacctcgtgatctgcccacctcggcctcccaaagtgctgggattacaggcgtgagccaccgcgcctgaccgtGCCTGATGACTTTTTTGATGGAATTCTGTATTAGAGAGTTGGTGGGACCCGAACTGAGGAGATTCCAGGGAGGGTGTCCTTCCAGGGGGAGCAGCTATGAGGGGCCCCTTAGCTTCCTGTGCCTGGAAGTAAGAGAACCAGTAAAGGGCCATACATGCCTGTACCCAAGAGACTTCTCtccatttgctttcctttttacAGAATAATTGTAAAATTATTATGACATGAAGAACTGTTTAAGACCAGATTTTGTGGTCTCCCAACTTGCATTGGGCCCAAATGGTGTTGCAGTAGAAATTGAGTagttttggccgggtgtggttgctcatgtctgtaatcccagcactgtgggaggcgggtgtggtggctcggtttgtaatcccagcactgtgggaggcgggtgtggtggctcgcgtttgtaatcccagcactgtgggaggccgggcgctgtggctatcgtctggaatcccagcactgtgggaggtgggTGTGGTTGGtaatgtctataatcccagcactgtgggaggctgggcacggtggctcactcctgtaatccctgtagtttgggaggctgatgcaggtggttCACTTGAaatccggagtttgagaccagcctggccaacatggtgaaaccccatctttactaaaaatacaaagaaataagccAGGCTTGGTTgtggtgtctgtaatcccagctactcgggaggctgaggcgggaggatcacttgaacctgggaggcagagcttgcagtaagccgagatcatgccattgcactccagcctgggcaacagagccagattctgtctcaaaaaagagtttcttgccgggcgcggtggctcaagcctgtaatcccagcactttgggaggccgagacaggcggatcacgaggtcaggagatcgagaccatcctggctaacacagtgaaaccccgtctctactaaaaaatacaaaaaactagccgggcgcggtggcgggcgcctgtagtcccagctactcgggaggctgaggccggagaatggcgtaaacccgggaggcggagcttgcagtgagctgagatccggccactgcactccagcctgggcgacacagctacactccgtctcaaaaaaaaaaaaaaaaaaaaaaaaaaagagtttctttaAAGCCAAGTTTGGATTCGCCCCAATAGCCCGAGACACATCTGTGATGCCTGCCGAGGCGGCAGGAGGGAAGCAAGTGGCTTCGTCCCTTCCAGACCCCACTGTCCGCAGAGGCGGATCTGGGTGGCACGAAAGCAGATGAGAAGTGTTTGTCCGCTGACGGAATACAACAAAAgaagtaacttttttctttttctttctgtttttgttgttgttgttgttgagacagagcctcaccctgttgcccaggctggagtgcagtggcgggatctcggctcactgcaacctctgcctcccgagttcaagcgattctcccacctcagcctcctgaatagctgggactataggtgcctgccaccatggccggctaatttttttttgtatttttggtagagacgggatttcaccacattggccaggctagtctcgaactcctgaccttgtgatccgcccgcctcagcctcccaaagtgctgggattacaggtgtgagccaccgcgcccggccatgttttcttttttttttgagactaggtcttgctctgtctaggttggagtgtagtggtgtaatcacggctcggctcactgtaacctcaccctgggctcaagcaatcctcccacgtcagcctcctgagtagctgggactacaggagcggccaccacacccagctagtttttttatttttttgtagagacggggtcttcctgtgttgttcaggttggtctcgaactcctgagctcaagcagtctacctgcctcggcctcctaaagtgttgggatcacaggtgtgagccacagcacccgacgACAAGCTTCTTCTAAGCAAAGTGTAGAAGGGAAAGCGTAAAGTCACTATAGGAAGGGTAAAGCtggcccgggcatggtggctcacgcctgtaatcccagcactgtgggaggctgaggcaggcggatcacgaggtcaggagatcgagaccttcctggctaacacagcgaaacgctgtctctactaaaaatacaaaaattagccgggtgtggtggtgggcgcctgtaatcccagctactcaggaggctgaggcgggagaatcgcttgaatccgggaggcagagattgcagtgagccgagattgcaccattgcactccagcctggcgacgacaaagcgagactccagctcaaaaaaagaaaaggctgttACCAAAAGCTCTAATTTTAGGTTTTAGGGCAGTAAGCAAGAAAAGGCAAGACCAAGATCCCGCTAGATTGGGCCTCCGACCTGCAATCCCGGAAGAAATGTCAGTGCCACAACCCTGGGCCATCCGGAGGGTGACCAGTAACATGAAATGCCACAACCCTGGGGTTCCCAAGTATTGACCAGTGAGGGTCCACACACGAAATGCCAAAAACCCCAGAGCAGGTGGAAGGCAGCCAACAGTGTACGCCAAAGGCCGAGCTGGGGCCACAGAACGTGTCTCTGGCATCCCGGGGTCAACACAGCAGGACCTCTCACAGCCAAGTGTCCTGCCTTAAACAGTTGCTCTAATACAGTTCTTGGGGAGTAAGAGCCAAAACCATGAAGGAAGCACACATTTTAGGACAGAAAATATaatgggttgggcacagtggctcacacctgtaatcccagcactgtgggaggctgaggtgggtggattgcttgagctcaggagtttgagaccagtttgggcaaaatagtgaaaccccatctctactaaagatacagaaaagaagtaaaggactgggtacagtggctcacgcctctaatcccaacactgggaggccaaggtgggcggatcacaaggtcaggagatcgagaccatcctggccaatgcagcaaaaccctgtctctactaaaaatacaaaaattagccgggcgtggtggtgcgcgcctgtaatcccagctactcgggaggctgaggcaggagaatcgcttgaactcagaaggcggagcttgcagtgagccaagatcgcaccactgcactccagcctgggcaacagggcgagactccgtctggaaaaaaaacaatttagccgggtgtggtggtgcacacctgcaggaggctgaggggatgATCACTTAGGcctaagaggttgaggctgcggcgAGTTGAgaacgtgccattgcactccagcctgggagataagaGTGAGGCCGTctcagaaataaagtaaaattgctGACAAAAATAAATTGGGATTAGAGGAGAATCAGCCAAGAGAAGGGATGAGAAGGATGTGGTTCTGTCCAGGGTGGCCAAGCAATGGGGTATCCAAATCCACTGCTTGGCTGCCGTGAGGGAACAGGCCCTTAGACCTGGCACCTGACCAGAGCACGGATTTCACAGGAGGTGGCAGTGCTATGGCCGCTTGCCCACTGCTCGGCTCCACCGTGGGCCAGGAAAGAGGATGGTTCTGAGAAAATCCTCTGGTTCTTGTGGTAGCTTTGATTGCCCACTGCGCACATCTCGTCGTCTCGTCATCTTGCCTCCGCCGGTCGCCTCCATCTCCTGTCTCCCTGCCTCTTGCTCACCCCCTtgctgtctttttgttttttgtttttgtttttgttttttttcgagacagagtcttgctctgtcgcccaggctaaagtgcagtggcgctatctcggctcactgcaagctccgcctcccgggttcacaccattctcctgcctcagcctcctgagtagctgggactacaggtgcccaccaccatgcctggctaattttttgtatttttggtagagacggggtttcaccgtgttagccaagatggtctccatctcctgacctcgtgatctgcctgcctcggcctcccaaagtgctgggattacaggcgtgagccaccgctcccggcctcttTGCTGTCTTTGTCCCTTCATGACCGCTGGATGATCCATGGCCAGTAAGCCCCCAAATTAGGGCTTAGCCCATGAGGGTTCTTGTCTTCACCTAGGGAAGAATGCAGGATGCAGGTGGTGTTAgacagcaatcttttttttttttttttgagatggagtctcgctctgtcgcccaggctggagtacagtggccggatctcagctcactgcaagctccgcctcccgggtttaccccattctcctgcctcagcctcccgagtagctgggactacaggcgcccgccaccttgccccactagtttttttaaaattattttttagtagagacggggtttcaccttgttagccaggatggtctcgatctcctgacctcgtgatctgcccgtcttggcctcccaaagtgctgggattacaggcttgagccaccgcgcccggcctttgttttcttttttttacttggagatggagtctcactttgttacccaggctggagtgcagtggcacgatcacagttcactgcaacctctgtctcccaggctcaagcagttctccctctTGCTGGTATTGTGGGTgtccaccactgcacctggcccacagcaATCCAACAGTCTTGCTgtcttgcctgggctggagtgcagtgctgcagtctcagttcactgcaacttcctcctcccaggttcaagtgattctcctgcctcagccttctgagtagctgggattacaggtgtccgccaccacgcctggctaattttcaccGGTGGTgggggggttcaccatgttggccaggctggtcttgaactcctgacttcaggtgatccgcccactttggcctgtgctgggattataggcgtgagcaaccaAAGGTGGCCCACAGCATTCCTTTTATTGAACTGGAGCTAGTACTGGTGGGGCAGGGATAATGTGTAGACTGGGCCCAGAGCTGCACTTGAGGGCTGTTGGCAactgtatttatatgtgtgtttacTTACATTAAATTAAGAGGTGAGTTACCAGGACTTTCTGCGATAGGGGTGGTAACCTCTGGGTCATTGCCGTGGACTTTGT encodes the following:
- the CCNL2 gene encoding cyclin-L2 isoform X6, with the translated sequence MFILRLLVEMGQLAAALVSLRRGLPLGAEPPSARRSHASSLHPRGFSLFQVDSFKEAAARSAEKGPGASALEEEEEERRRMACLAAATPASCSAGSFENYMNDSLRTDVFVRFQPESIACACIYLAARTLEIPLPNRPHWFLLFGATEEEIQEICLKILQLYARKKVDLTHLEGEVEKRKHAMEEAKAQARGLLPGGAQVLDGTSGFSPAPKLVESPKEGKGSKPSPLSVKNTKRRVEGTKKAKADSPVNGLPKGRESRSRSRSREQSYSRSPSRSASPKRRKSDSGSTSGGSKSQSRSRSRSDSPPRQAPRSAPYKGSEIRGSRKSKDCKYPQKPHKSQSRSSSRSRSRSRERVDNPGKYKKKSHYYRDQRRERSRSYERTGRRYERDHPGHSRHRR
- the CCNL2 gene encoding cyclin-L2 isoform X1; amino-acid sequence: MAAAAAAAAAGAAGSAAPAAAAAGAPGSGGAPSGSQGVLIGDRLYSGVLITLENCLLPDDKLRFTPSMSSGLDTDTETDLRVVGCELIQAAGILLRLPQVAMATGQVLFQRFFYTKSFVKHSMEHVSMACVHLASKIEEAPRRIRDVINVFHRLRQLREKKKPVPLLLDQDYVNLKNQIIKAERRVLKELGFCVHVKHPHKIIVMYLQVLECERNQHLVQTSWNYMNDSLRTDVFVRFQPESIACACIYLAARTLEIPLPNRPHWFLLFGATEEEIQEICLKILQLYARKKVDLTHLEGEVEKRKHAMEEAKAQARGLLPGGAQVLDGTSGFSPAPKLVESPKEGKGSKPSPLSVKNTKRRVEGTKKAKADSPVNGLPKGRESRSRSRSREQSYSRSPSRSASPKRRKSDSGSTSGGSKSQSRSRSRSDSPPRQAPRSAPYKGSEIRGSRKSKDCKYPQKPHKSQSRSSSRSRSRSRERVDNPGKYKKKSHYYRDQRRERSRSYERTGRRYERDHPGHSRHRSAGDPRAGFFLEMYVEWTLVDLEMELRDR
- the CCNL2 gene encoding cyclin-L2 isoform X4 codes for the protein MAAAAAAAAAGAAGSAAPAAAAAGAPGSGGAPSGSQGVLIGDRLYSGVLITLENCLLPDDKLRFTPSMSSGLDTDTETDLRVVGCELIQAAGILLRLPQVAMATGQVLFQRFFYTKSFVKHSMEHVSMACVHLASKIEEAPRRIRDVINVFHRLRQLREKKKPVPLLLDQDYVNLKNQIIKAERRVLKELGFCVHVKHPHKIIVMYLQVLECERNQHLVQTSWNYMNDSLRTDVFVRFQPESIACACIYLAARTLEIPLPNRPHWFLLFGATEEEIQEICLKILQLYARKKVDLTHLEGEVEKRKHAMEEAKAQARGLLPGGAQVLDGTSGFSPAPKLVESPKEGKGSKPSPLSVKNTKRRVEGTKKAKADSPVNGLPKGRESRSRSRSREQSYSRSPSRSASPKRRKSDSGSTSGGSKSQSRSRSRSDSPPRQAPRSAPYKGSEIRGSRKSKDCKYPQKPHKSQSRSSSRSRSRSRERVDNPGKYKKKSHYYRDQRRERSRSYERTGRRYERDHPGHSRHRR
- the CCNL2 gene encoding cyclin-L2 isoform X3 produces the protein MAAAAAAAAAGAAGSAAPAAAAAGAPGSGGAPSGSQGVLIGDRLYSGVLITLENCLLPDDKLRFTPSMSSGLDTDTETDLRVVGCELIQAAGILLRLPQVAMATGQVLFQRFFYTKSFVKHSMEHVSMACVHLASKIEEAPRRIRDVINVFHRLRQLREKKKPVPLLLDQDYVNLKNQIIKAERRVLKELGFCVHVKHPHKIIVMYLQVLECERNQHLVQTSWNYMNDSLRTDVFVRFQPESIACACIYLAARTLEIPLPNRPHWFLLFGATEEEIQEICLKILQLYARKKVDLTHLEGEVEKRKHAMEEAKAQARGLLPGGAQVLDGTSGFSPAPKLVESPKEGKGSKPSPLSVKNTKRRVEGTKKAKADSPVNGLPKGRESRSRSRSREQSYSRSPSRSASPKRRKSDSGSTSGGSKSQSRSRSRSDSPPRQAPRSAPYKGSEIRGSRKSKDCKYPQKPHKSQSRSSSRSRSRSRERVDNPGKYKKKSHYYRDQRRERSRSYERTGRRYERDHPGHSRHRR
- the CCNL2 gene encoding cyclin-L2 isoform X2 — protein: MAAAAAAAAAGAAGSAAPAAAAAGAPGSGGAPSGSQGVLIGDRLYSGVLITLENCLLPDDKLRFTPSMSSGLDTDTETDLRVVGCELIQAAGILLRLPQVAMATGQVLFQRFFYTKSFVKHSMEHVSMACVHLASKIEEAPRRIRDVINVFHRLRQLREKKKPVPLLLDQDYVNLKNQIIKAERRVLKELGFCVHVKHPHKIIVMYLQVLECERNQHLVQTSWNYMNDSLRTDVFVRFQPESIACACIYLAARTLEIPLPNRPHWFLLFGATEEEIQEICLKILQLYARKKVDLTHLEGEVEKRKHAMEEAKAQARGLLPGGAQVLDGTSGFSPAPKLVESPKEGKGSKPSPLSVKNTKRRVEGTKKAKADSPVNGLPKGRESRSRSRSREQSYSRSPSRSASPKRRKSDSGSTSGGSKSQSRSRSRSDSPPRQAPRSAPYKGSEIRGSRKSKDCKYPQKPHKSQSRSSSRSRSRSRERVDNPGKYKKKSHYYRDQRRERSRSYERTGRRYERDHPGHSRHRSAECRPPAPK